The Pseudolabrys sp. FHR47 genome contains a region encoding:
- a CDS encoding CHASE3 domain-containing protein has product MKLALPRWRFLNLQTLLLGAGFLLLVGIGAATIYLVERAASDSRELAVTLSIEDKLSDILLTVRRAESSQRGYLLTNDSTYLEDFRGAEPEAQETIAELRGLSEASATRASTLDRVATLVDGKFREMRRIVELNEAGQRDEALAQVREGEGRRIMVKLRDVIEEAVEAEGELATVRAETSRRTNTRLLIVTLVGTALIIGIGAISIMLVQRNYRRAEIARQELAGTNANLERIVEYRTADLTEANEEIQRFAYIVSHDLRSPLVNVMGFTSELEALRQDIFAELERLRAEVAALKNEADTAIEEDRSAQLGRDFDEAVGFIKTSIANMDRLINAVLRLSREGRRQFNPETVDMNALIGGIIETVSHRASELQATLRVDALPPVETDLLAAQQIFGNLIDNALKYGRHDEKLQIDIRGRLTATHAIYDVQDNGRGIDPADFQRVFELFRRAGKQDRPGEGIGLAHVRALVRRMGGTMGLNSEPGKGSTFTVTLPRRWTGDKRSAV; this is encoded by the coding sequence TTGAAGTTGGCCCTGCCCCGCTGGCGGTTTCTCAACCTGCAAACGCTCCTGCTTGGCGCCGGCTTTCTGCTACTGGTCGGCATCGGCGCAGCCACGATCTATCTGGTCGAGCGGGCTGCCAGCGACAGCCGAGAACTCGCCGTTACGTTGAGCATCGAGGACAAGCTTTCCGACATTCTGCTCACCGTGCGCCGCGCCGAGAGCAGTCAGCGCGGCTACCTCTTGACCAACGACAGCACCTATCTCGAGGACTTCCGTGGCGCCGAGCCGGAGGCGCAGGAGACCATCGCCGAATTGCGCGGGCTTTCGGAAGCCAGCGCCACCCGCGCGTCGACCCTTGACCGCGTGGCCACTCTGGTCGACGGCAAATTCCGCGAAATGCGCCGCATCGTCGAGCTCAATGAGGCCGGCCAGCGCGACGAGGCCCTGGCGCAGGTGCGGGAGGGCGAAGGCCGCCGCATCATGGTCAAGTTGCGCGATGTCATCGAGGAGGCCGTGGAGGCCGAGGGCGAACTCGCCACCGTCCGCGCCGAGACCTCACGCCGCACCAATACCCGGCTGCTGATCGTGACGCTCGTAGGAACGGCGTTGATCATCGGCATCGGCGCCATCTCGATCATGCTGGTCCAGCGCAATTATCGTCGCGCCGAGATCGCCCGCCAGGAACTCGCCGGCACCAACGCCAATCTGGAGCGCATCGTCGAATATCGTACCGCCGACCTGACCGAGGCCAACGAGGAGATCCAGCGCTTCGCCTATATTGTCAGCCACGATCTGCGCTCGCCGCTGGTCAACGTCATGGGTTTTACCTCCGAGCTGGAGGCCCTGCGGCAGGACATCTTCGCAGAATTGGAAAGACTCCGGGCCGAGGTGGCTGCCCTCAAAAACGAAGCTGACACTGCAATAGAAGAAGACCGCTCCGCGCAGCTCGGCCGCGACTTCGACGAGGCCGTCGGCTTCATCAAAACCTCGATCGCCAATATGGACCGGTTGATCAACGCGGTGCTCCGGCTGTCCCGGGAGGGCCGCCGCCAGTTCAATCCGGAAACGGTCGACATGAATGCTCTGATCGGCGGGATTATCGAAACCGTTAGTCACCGGGCTTCGGAACTTCAGGCCACCTTACGCGTTGATGCGTTGCCGCCAGTTGAAACCGACTTGCTCGCGGCGCAACAGATTTTTGGGAATCTCATTGATAATGCTCTCAAATATGGCCGCCATGACGAAAAGCTGCAAATCGACATTCGTGGCCGCCTGACCGCCACACATGCGATATACGACGTTCAGGACAATGGCCGGGGTATCGACCCGGCCGATTTTCAGCGAGTATTTGAATTGTTTCGGCGCGCCGGCAAGCAGGACAGGCCGGGCGAAGGCATCGGCCTTGCGCACGTCCGCGCCCTGGTCAGGCGGATGGGGGGAACGATGGGTTTGAACTCGGAACCCGGCAAGGGAAGCACTTTTACCGTAACGCTGCCGCGGCGCTGGACCGGGGACAAGAGGAGCGCTGTATGA
- the ampC gene encoding class C beta-lactamase has translation MTAVLAVMTIASSSAALRAAEAPEKLTATVERTVSPLLAQHDVPGIAVGVTAGGQQYFFSYGVASREAQTPVTKNTLFEIGSISKTFAATLVTYGAATGRLSPGDHPGKYMPALKGTAIDKATLLHLGTYTAGGLPLLFSAKIKSEAEAIAFLRKWKPSAAPGAQRRYSNPSIGLFGHVAALAMKGDYAELLEAEILPKLGLAHTFIRVPQSAMADHAQGYDRANQPVRAGSAPFADPAYGIKSSAADMIRYLEINMRPEALEPSMRRAIDDTHVGYFKVDPIVQGLGWEQYPYPVPLERLLAGNSDNMVFGPNAATALKPPRAPTGATLFNKTGSTRGFGAYAAFVPAMKIGVVILSNRNMPTPARITAAHAILAAIAPAQ, from the coding sequence ATGACGGCCGTCTTGGCCGTCATGACAATCGCCTCGTCATCCGCCGCCCTTCGCGCCGCCGAGGCGCCCGAGAAACTCACCGCGACAGTCGAGCGCACTGTCTCTCCGCTGCTCGCCCAGCATGACGTGCCGGGCATCGCCGTTGGCGTAACAGCCGGTGGCCAACAGTATTTCTTCAGCTACGGAGTAGCTTCAAGGGAAGCGCAGACGCCGGTGACGAAGAACACGCTGTTCGAGATCGGCTCGATCAGCAAGACCTTCGCCGCGACGCTCGTCACTTACGGTGCGGCGACCGGCAGGCTGTCGCCCGGCGACCATCCCGGCAAATACATGCCCGCGCTCAAAGGGACGGCGATCGACAAAGCGACCCTGCTTCATCTCGGCACCTACACTGCCGGGGGCCTGCCGCTGCTGTTTTCCGCCAAGATCAAGTCCGAGGCTGAGGCGATTGCGTTCCTGCGAAAGTGGAAGCCATCGGCCGCGCCGGGCGCGCAGCGGCGCTACTCAAATCCCAGCATCGGGCTGTTCGGCCACGTCGCGGCGCTGGCGATGAAGGGCGACTATGCCGAGCTCCTCGAAGCAGAGATTTTGCCGAAGCTCGGCCTCGCGCACACCTTCATCCGCGTGCCGCAATCGGCGATGGCCGACCATGCGCAAGGTTACGACCGCGCCAACCAGCCTGTGCGTGCCGGCTCGGCGCCGTTCGCGGACCCAGCCTACGGCATCAAAAGTTCGGCCGCCGACATGATCCGCTATCTTGAGATCAACATGCGGCCCGAGGCGCTCGAACCGTCGATGCGCCGCGCCATCGACGACACACATGTCGGCTACTTCAAGGTCGACCCCATCGTGCAGGGCCTTGGCTGGGAGCAATACCCCTACCCGGTGCCGCTGGAACGTTTGCTCGCCGGCAACAGCGACAACATGGTGTTCGGCCCGAACGCAGCCACGGCACTCAAGCCACCGCGCGCGCCCACCGGCGCAACCCTGTTCAACAAGACCGGCTCGACGCGCGGCTTCGGCGCCTATGCCGCCTTCGTGCCGGCCATGAAGATCGGCGTCGTCATTCTCTCGAACCGGAACATGCCGACACCGGCGCGTATCACGGCGGCCCATGCCATCCTCGCCGCTATCGCCCCCGCGCAATAA
- the accB gene encoding acetyl-CoA carboxylase biotin carboxyl carrier protein, which translates to MAKPPKSPLVDRELIQELSKLLDETGLTEIEIEQDGQRIRVARGGVAVSAAPAPRAAPAAVPQPITESVSKPIDPAKHPGVVNSPMVGTAYSAPEPGARPYIEVGAKVKSGETLLIIEAMKTMNQIPAPRAGTVTQILFEDGQPVEFGEPLVIIE; encoded by the coding sequence ATGGCAAAACCGCCGAAATCGCCTCTGGTCGACCGCGAGCTCATTCAGGAGCTGTCGAAGCTGCTCGACGAGACGGGCCTTACCGAAATCGAGATCGAGCAGGACGGCCAGCGCATCCGCGTCGCCCGCGGCGGCGTTGCTGTGTCGGCCGCCCCGGCGCCGCGCGCCGCGCCGGCCGCCGTGCCGCAGCCGATCACCGAATCCGTCTCCAAGCCGATCGATCCGGCCAAGCATCCGGGCGTGGTCAATTCCCCGATGGTCGGCACCGCTTACTCGGCGCCGGAGCCAGGCGCGCGCCCCTATATCGAGGTTGGCGCCAAGGTGAAGTCCGGCGAAACGCTGCTCATCATCGAAGCGATGAAGACTATGAACCAGATCCCCGCGCCGCGCGCCGGCACGGTGACGCAGATCCTGTTCGAGGACGGTCAGCCTGTCGAGTTCGGCGAGCCGCTGGTGATTATCGAGTGA
- a CDS encoding carboxylate-amine ligase has product MYTIGLEEEFFVFDASTRRAVRRLDKRFLVRVRQTLGNSVATEMLQSQIETVTPVCETMGEARAHLARMREALGEAARERGLGIAAMGTFPLAFWPEMTPTRKERYGAIMDDLQMIGLRNMMCGLHVHVAVPDLDTRINLMMRVTPYLPLLLALSTSSPFWQGHLTGLTGYRLAAYDELPRTGLPELFRTNQDYDEYVAALVGAGIIPDASYIWWAIRPSVANPTLELRIADSCTRLDDAIAIAALFRCLVRALDRDRNVNAGFDRVGRAITAENKWHAQRHGIAATFVEPFSRQPITAGQWLEQIRAFIAPDIETFGCAAEIAHLGHIIAQGSSGDRQIALFKAATAAGRPRVAALREVVDWAAAETLATGQLASAA; this is encoded by the coding sequence ATGTATACGATCGGACTGGAAGAGGAATTCTTCGTCTTCGATGCGTCGACGCGCCGCGCGGTGCGCCGCCTCGACAAGCGCTTTCTCGTGCGTGTGAGGCAGACGCTCGGCAATTCCGTCGCCACCGAGATGCTGCAGTCGCAGATCGAAACCGTGACGCCGGTGTGCGAGACCATGGGCGAGGCCCGTGCGCATCTGGCGCGGATGCGGGAGGCGCTGGGAGAAGCCGCGCGCGAACGCGGCCTTGGCATCGCCGCCATGGGCACGTTTCCGCTCGCCTTTTGGCCGGAGATGACGCCGACGCGCAAGGAGCGCTACGGCGCCATCATGGACGACCTGCAGATGATCGGCCTGCGCAACATGATGTGCGGCCTCCATGTCCATGTCGCGGTGCCGGACCTAGACACGCGCATCAATCTCATGATGCGGGTGACACCTTATCTGCCCCTGTTGCTCGCGCTGTCGACCTCCTCGCCGTTCTGGCAGGGCCACCTCACCGGCCTCACCGGTTATCGGCTCGCGGCCTACGACGAATTGCCGCGCACCGGCTTGCCCGAGCTGTTCCGTACCAATCAGGACTACGACGAATATGTCGCGGCGCTGGTCGGCGCCGGCATTATCCCGGATGCGAGCTACATCTGGTGGGCGATCCGGCCGTCGGTCGCGAACCCGACGCTCGAACTGCGCATCGCCGACAGCTGCACGCGGCTCGACGATGCCATCGCCATCGCCGCGCTGTTCCGCTGCCTGGTGCGCGCGCTCGATCGCGACCGTAACGTGAATGCCGGCTTCGACCGCGTCGGCCGCGCCATCACCGCCGAGAACAAATGGCATGCGCAACGTCACGGCATCGCGGCGACTTTCGTCGAGCCATTCTCGCGCCAGCCCATCACCGCCGGCCAGTGGCTGGAGCAGATCCGTGCCTTCATCGCACCGGATATCGAGACCTTCGGCTGCGCCGCTGAGATCGCCCATCTCGGTCACATCATCGCCCAAGGCTCGAGCGGCGACCGACAGATCGCTTTGTTCAAGGCAGCCACCGCGGCCGGCCGGCCGCGCGTTGCCGCCCTTCGCGAGGTCGTCGACTGGGCCGCCGCGGAGACGCTGGCAACGGGACAACTCGCCTCGGCCGCCTGA
- the aroQ gene encoding type II 3-dehydroquinate dehydratase, whose protein sequence is MAQTIYVLNGPNLNMLGVREPAKYGSATLKDVESLCADTCKRFGLDMVFRQSNIEGELVTIIQEARINKASGIVINPAAYTHTSVAILDALTLTELPVIEIHITNVHQRESFRHHSYVSKVARGVLAGFGVQGYALGIEGLAGMIGAKER, encoded by the coding sequence ATGGCCCAGACGATCTACGTCCTCAACGGACCCAACCTGAACATGCTCGGCGTCCGCGAGCCGGCCAAATACGGCTCGGCCACGCTCAAGGATGTGGAGAGCCTGTGCGCCGACACCTGCAAGCGCTTCGGGCTCGACATGGTGTTCAGGCAATCGAACATCGAAGGCGAACTGGTGACCATCATCCAGGAAGCCCGCATCAACAAGGCGTCCGGCATCGTCATCAATCCGGCGGCCTATACGCACACCTCGGTCGCCATCCTTGACGCCCTGACCCTCACCGAGCTGCCGGTGATTGAAATCCACATCACCAACGTCCATCAGCGCGAAAGCTTCCGGCACCACTCCTATGTGTCGAAAGTAGCGCGCGGCGTGCTTGCCGGCTTCGGCGTCCAGGGCTACGCGCTGGGGATCGAAGGCCTTGCCGGCATGATCGGCGCTAAAGAACGTTAA
- a CDS encoding glutathione S-transferase family protein, which translates to MDSFAPAKATLTIASKNYGSWSMRGWLLCKFAGLDFDEQPVASDDPSTRAELLLLSPSFLVPALTHDGVKIWDTLAIAEYLSENVPNCTLLPADRAARAHCRSVSGEMHSGFTNLRSALPMNLKARHPGFKVWVGAQADIERVISIWRECLAKSKGPYLFGGTPTMADAMFAPVVTRFITYDVKLDSDCAAYCQAIMDLPAVKEWVDGALAEPDEVVELDVEF; encoded by the coding sequence ATGGATTCGTTCGCCCCCGCGAAAGCCACCCTCACCATCGCCAGCAAGAACTACGGTTCGTGGTCGATGCGCGGCTGGTTGTTGTGCAAATTCGCCGGGCTCGATTTCGATGAGCAGCCGGTCGCCAGCGACGATCCTTCGACGCGCGCCGAACTCCTGCTGCTGTCGCCCTCTTTCCTCGTTCCGGCGCTGACTCATGACGGCGTCAAGATCTGGGATACGCTGGCGATCGCCGAATATCTCAGCGAGAACGTGCCGAACTGCACCCTGCTCCCGGCCGATCGCGCCGCGCGTGCGCATTGCCGCTCGGTCAGCGGCGAGATGCATTCCGGCTTCACAAATTTGCGCTCGGCGCTGCCAATGAATCTGAAGGCGCGCCACCCCGGCTTCAAGGTCTGGGTCGGTGCGCAGGCCGACATCGAGCGCGTCATCTCGATCTGGCGTGAGTGCCTTGCCAAGAGCAAGGGCCCGTATCTTTTTGGCGGCACGCCGACCATGGCGGACGCCATGTTCGCGCCGGTGGTGACGCGCTTCATTACTTACGACGTCAAGCTCGATTCCGATTGCGCGGCCTATTGCCAGGCGATCATGGACCTGCCGGCGGTGAAGGAATGGGTCGACGGCGCGCTGGCCGAACCGGACGAAGTGGTCGAGCTTGACGTCGAGTTCTGA
- the accC gene encoding acetyl-CoA carboxylase biotin carboxylase subunit produces the protein MFDKILIANRGEIALRVLRACKELGIKTVAVHSTADADAMHVRFADESVCIGPPAAKDSYLNIPAILAACEITGADAVHPGYGFLSENARFAEILAEHGLHFIGPKAEHIRTMGDKIEAKRTAKRLGIPVVPGSDGGVTDDNEAARVANEIGFPVLIKAAAGGGGKGMRVARSAEELSSALSTARSEAKANFGSDAVYIEKYLGKPRHIEIQVLGDGKGNAIHLGERDCSLQRRHQKVLEESPSPALNVAARDKIGEIVAKAMREIQYLGVGTVEFLYENGEFYFIEMNTRIQVEHPVTEMITGIDLIFEQIRVAAGAELTLKQKDVNFFGHAIECRINAENPVSFRPSPGKILHYHPPGGLGVRIDSAVYQGYTIPPYYDSLVGKLIVHGKTRTEALMRLKRALDEVVVDGIETTLPLFRALVRETDIINGDYHIHWLEQFLAQGGMEESQPLSS, from the coding sequence ATGTTCGATAAAATCCTTATTGCCAATCGCGGCGAGATCGCGCTGCGCGTGCTGCGCGCCTGCAAGGAGCTCGGCATCAAGACAGTCGCGGTGCATTCCACCGCCGACGCCGATGCCATGCATGTACGTTTCGCCGACGAAAGCGTCTGCATCGGCCCGCCTGCGGCCAAAGACTCCTACCTCAACATCCCGGCCATCCTCGCCGCTTGTGAGATCACCGGCGCCGATGCCGTGCATCCCGGTTACGGCTTCCTGTCGGAGAATGCGCGCTTTGCGGAAATCCTCGCCGAACACGGCCTGCATTTCATCGGCCCGAAGGCCGAGCACATCCGCACCATGGGCGACAAGATCGAGGCCAAGCGCACCGCCAAGCGCCTCGGCATTCCGGTCGTGCCCGGCTCGGATGGCGGCGTCACCGACGATAACGAAGCCGCCCGCGTCGCCAACGAAATCGGCTTTCCGGTCCTGATCAAGGCGGCGGCTGGCGGCGGCGGCAAGGGCATGCGCGTTGCCCGCTCGGCCGAGGAACTGTCGAGCGCCCTGTCCACCGCGCGCTCGGAAGCCAAGGCCAATTTCGGCAGCGACGCCGTCTATATCGAGAAATATCTCGGCAAGCCGCGCCACATCGAAATCCAGGTGCTCGGTGACGGCAAGGGCAACGCCATCCACCTCGGCGAACGCGACTGCTCGCTGCAGCGCCGCCACCAGAAGGTGCTCGAGGAAAGCCCCTCGCCCGCGCTCAATGTCGCGGCGCGCGACAAGATCGGCGAGATCGTCGCGAAAGCGATGCGCGAAATCCAGTATCTCGGCGTCGGCACCGTCGAATTCCTGTACGAGAACGGCGAGTTCTATTTCATCGAAATGAACACGCGCATCCAGGTCGAGCACCCGGTGACCGAAATGATCACCGGCATCGACCTGATCTTCGAACAGATCCGGGTCGCCGCGGGCGCCGAACTGACGCTCAAGCAGAAAGACGTCAACTTCTTCGGTCACGCTATCGAGTGCCGCATCAATGCGGAAAACCCGGTGTCATTCCGGCCCTCGCCCGGCAAGATCCTGCATTACCATCCGCCCGGCGGCCTCGGCGTGCGTATCGACAGCGCCGTGTACCAGGGCTACACGATCCCGCCCTATTACGACTCGCTGGTCGGCAAGCTCATCGTCCATGGCAAGACCCGCACCGAGGCTTTGATGCGGCTCAAGCGAGCGCTCGACGAAGTCGTTGTCGACGGCATTGAGACGACGCTGCCGCTGTTCCGGGCGCTGGTGCGCGAAACCGACATTATCAACGGCGACTATCACATCCACTGGCTGGAGCAGTTCCTGGCCCAGGGTGGCATGGAGGAAAGCCAGCCGCTGTCCTCGTGA
- a CDS encoding DsbA family protein, with translation MKTASRILAVCAGLFALALAQPASAAEFSGAQRDEIGKIVREYLLANPEVLQEAMAELEKRSQAAEAEKHKAAVKQNAEAIFSSKRQVTLGNPKGDVTLVEFFDYNCGYCKRAMEDMMALLKDPNLKIVLKEFPVLGPGSVEAAQVAVAVRMQDPTGKKYLAFHQKLLGGRGQADKAHAMTAAKEVGLDMARLEKDMASTEVRETLQESFKLAEALGMNGTPSYVIGNDVVIGAVGLEALKEKVNNARCGKATC, from the coding sequence ATGAAAACCGCAAGCCGCATCCTCGCTGTATGTGCGGGCCTGTTCGCGCTGGCGCTGGCCCAGCCGGCGAGCGCCGCTGAATTCTCGGGCGCGCAGCGCGACGAGATCGGCAAGATCGTGCGCGAATATCTGCTCGCCAATCCTGAAGTTCTTCAGGAGGCCATGGCCGAACTCGAGAAGCGCTCGCAGGCGGCTGAGGCCGAGAAGCACAAGGCCGCGGTAAAGCAAAATGCCGAGGCCATTTTCTCGTCCAAGCGGCAAGTCACGCTCGGCAATCCCAAGGGCGACGTCACGCTCGTCGAGTTCTTCGATTACAACTGCGGCTACTGCAAACGCGCCATGGAAGACATGATGGCGCTGCTTAAGGATCCGAACCTGAAGATCGTACTCAAGGAATTCCCGGTGCTCGGGCCTGGCTCGGTCGAGGCGGCGCAGGTCGCGGTCGCGGTGCGCATGCAGGACCCAACCGGCAAAAAGTATCTCGCCTTCCATCAGAAGCTGCTCGGCGGCCGCGGTCAGGCCGACAAGGCACACGCCATGACGGCGGCCAAAGAAGTCGGCCTCGACATGGCGCGGCTGGAAAAAGACATGGCGAGCACCGAGGTCCGGGAGACGTTGCAGGAGAGCTTCAAACTCGCCGAAGCGCTCGGCATGAACGGCACGCCGAGCTACGTCATCGGCAACGATGTCGTCATCGGCGCCGTCGGCCTCGAAGCGCTGAAGGAAAAGGTCAATAACGCGCGTTGCGGCAAGGCTACTTGCTGA
- a CDS encoding pyridoxal phosphate-dependent aminotransferase gives MLDKAKNLILPSRRSEVPPFIVMDVMAAAAQAEAEGRHVVHMEVGQPFQPAPKTALDAARAALSGRIAYTEALGMPSLRARIARHYADTYGLDLDPARVVVTTGSSGGFILAFLSLFEAGDRVALANPGYPPYRHILSALGCEPVLIETSAATRWVMSPEALIAAHRKTPLAGLLIASPANPTGTMMDREHLAQLIAAAEAEGIKVISDEIYHGLDYAFAAETAAKLSDHAVIINSFSKYFCMTGWRIGWLVMPEPLTRSVERLQQNFAISVPALSQIAAEAAFDGAEEMEAVKHVYEANRRVLVDGLPKAGLDKFLPVDGGFYLYADVSRFSNDSLDFAKRMLNEANVAATPGIDFDPVNGHNYLRFCYAGSTPEMHEAVKRIGNWLKG, from the coding sequence ATGCTCGACAAGGCGAAAAATCTCATTCTCCCGTCTCGGCGCAGCGAGGTGCCGCCCTTCATCGTGATGGACGTGATGGCGGCGGCGGCGCAGGCCGAGGCGGAGGGGCGGCACGTCGTCCATATGGAAGTAGGCCAGCCATTCCAGCCGGCGCCGAAGACAGCGTTGGACGCAGCGCGCGCGGCGCTGTCCGGCCGCATTGCCTATACCGAGGCGCTCGGCATGCCGTCGCTGCGCGCCCGCATCGCGCGGCACTACGCCGACACCTACGGCCTGGACCTCGATCCGGCGCGGGTGGTGGTAACGACGGGCTCGTCCGGCGGCTTCATACTGGCCTTCCTGTCGCTATTCGAAGCGGGGGACCGAGTGGCGCTGGCCAACCCCGGATACCCACCGTACCGCCACATCCTGTCCGCGCTCGGCTGCGAGCCGGTGCTGATCGAAACCTCGGCGGCGACGCGCTGGGTCATGTCGCCGGAGGCGCTGATCGCCGCGCACCGCAAGACGCCGCTCGCCGGCCTCCTGATCGCCAGCCCGGCCAATCCGACCGGCACGATGATGGACCGCGAACATCTGGCGCAGCTCATCGCCGCGGCGGAAGCCGAAGGCATCAAGGTGATCTCCGACGAGATCTATCACGGCCTCGATTACGCCTTCGCAGCGGAAACCGCCGCCAAGCTGTCGGACCACGCCGTGATCATCAATTCGTTCTCGAAATACTTTTGCATGACCGGCTGGCGCATCGGCTGGCTGGTGATGCCGGAGCCATTGACGCGCTCGGTCGAGCGGCTGCAGCAGAACTTCGCCATCTCGGTGCCGGCTCTGTCGCAAATCGCGGCGGAGGCTGCGTTCGACGGCGCTGAGGAGATGGAAGCGGTCAAGCACGTCTACGAGGCGAACCGGCGGGTCCTGGTCGACGGCTTACCGAAAGCGGGTCTCGACAAATTCCTGCCTGTCGATGGCGGCTTCTATCTCTATGCCGACGTGTCACGCTTCTCCAACGACAGCCTCGACTTCGCCAAGCGCATGCTGAACGAGGCCAATGTGGCGGCGACGCCGGGCATCGATTTCGATCCGGTCAACGGCCACAATTATCTGCGGTTCTGTTACGCCGGTTCGACGCCCGAGATGCACGAGGCGGTGAAGCGGATTGGCAACTGGCTCAAGGGCTGA
- a CDS encoding response regulator: MNSRTSERPVEIVMIEDDDGHARLIEKNIRRAGVNNPITPFKNGTDGINYLFGADGSGLTSKGKPLLVLLDLNLPDMTGVEILGRIKSNEHMKRVPVVVLTTTDDALEIQRCYDLGCNVYITKPVNYENFANAIRQLGLFFSVIQVPSPE; this comes from the coding sequence ATGAACAGCCGGACTTCGGAACGCCCGGTTGAGATCGTGATGATCGAGGACGATGACGGCCATGCGCGCCTGATCGAGAAGAACATCCGCCGCGCCGGCGTCAACAATCCGATCACGCCGTTCAAGAACGGCACCGATGGCATCAACTACCTGTTCGGCGCCGATGGCTCCGGGCTGACCAGCAAGGGCAAGCCCCTGCTCGTCCTGCTCGACCTCAACCTGCCCGACATGACCGGCGTCGAAATCCTCGGCCGCATCAAGTCGAACGAGCACATGAAGCGCGTGCCAGTCGTGGTGCTGACGACAACCGACGACGCCCTCGAGATTCAGCGCTGCTACGATCTCGGCTGCAACGTCTACATTACCAAGCCGGTCAACTACGAGAATTTCGCCAACGCCATTCGGCAGCTTGGGCTGTTCTTCTCGGTCATCCAGGTGCCCTCGCCCGAGTAA
- a CDS encoding M48 family metalloprotease encodes MELTGLPNRTASLAPAAGRRIRQGIGLLTAAAVALAGIGSAGSPATAQQRGGGGPTVIRDAEIENLLRDYAAPILRAAGLTQQNVRVVVLNDRTFNAFVMDGRHIFINAGALFDAKTPNEIIGVFAHETGHLAGGHLLKLREQLARAQTASIIALLLGAGAAVAGGGNAGAAAIMAPQSAIQRSFLAYVRTQEDQADHAGVKFLNASHQSARGMIELFKRLSNDALFNSRYVDPYLQSHPMPQERVAALEAVARQSPYFDVKDPPALQARHDMMRAKLSGFLDRPDTVARRYPMSDQSMPARYARAIAAYRHADLRNALVQIDGLIQAQPGNAYFQELKGQALLEAGRGTEAVAPLRRAVQLSNNAPLIQVMLAQALIGSNNPASAEEAVGLLNSALAREPTIPEAYDQLAMAYGRKGDLGRADLAAAQAALNRGDLKTARQIAARAKGRLPVGSPPWVRANDITNDKPQSRDARN; translated from the coding sequence ATGGAATTGACGGGCTTACCTAACAGGACCGCTTCGCTCGCGCCAGCCGCCGGCCGCCGCATCCGGCAGGGCATCGGCCTTCTCACCGCTGCCGCGGTGGCGCTGGCCGGTATCGGATCGGCTGGGTCGCCGGCGACCGCTCAACAACGCGGCGGGGGCGGCCCGACCGTCATTCGCGACGCCGAAATCGAGAACCTGCTGCGAGACTATGCCGCGCCGATCCTGCGCGCCGCCGGTCTCACACAACAGAATGTCCGCGTCGTCGTCCTCAACGATCGCACCTTCAACGCCTTCGTGATGGACGGCCGCCACATCTTCATCAATGCCGGCGCGCTGTTCGACGCCAAGACGCCGAACGAGATCATCGGCGTCTTCGCCCACGAGACCGGCCATCTCGCCGGCGGTCACCTGCTCAAATTGCGCGAGCAACTGGCGCGCGCCCAGACGGCGTCGATCATTGCGCTGCTGCTTGGTGCAGGCGCGGCGGTCGCCGGTGGCGGCAATGCCGGCGCGGCGGCGATCATGGCGCCCCAATCGGCCATCCAGCGCTCGTTCCTTGCTTATGTACGCACGCAGGAAGACCAGGCCGATCATGCCGGCGTCAAGTTTCTCAATGCCTCGCATCAGTCGGCGCGGGGCATGATCGAATTGTTCAAGCGGCTGTCGAACGACGCGCTGTTCAACTCGCGCTATGTCGATCCCTATCTGCAGAGCCACCCGATGCCGCAGGAACGCGTCGCGGCGCTGGAGGCGGTCGCCAGACAGAGCCCCTATTTCGACGTCAAGGACCCACCGGCGCTGCAGGCCCGTCACGACATGATGCGCGCCAAGCTATCGGGCTTCCTCGATCGGCCGGATACGGTGGCGCGGCGCTATCCCATGAGCGACCAGAGCATGCCCGCGCGTTACGCGCGCGCCATCGCCGCCTATCGCCATGCCGATTTGCGCAACGCGCTCGTCCAGATCGACGGCCTCATCCAGGCCCAGCCCGGCAATGCCTATTTCCAGGAGCTCAAAGGCCAGGCCCTGCTCGAAGCCGGCCGCGGCACCGAGGCCGTGGCGCCGCTGCGCCGCGCGGTACAACTGTCGAACAATGCCCCCCTCATCCAGGTGATGCTGGCGCAAGCGCTTATCGGCTCGAACAACCCCGCCAGCGCCGAGGAAGCGGTCGGCCTTCTGAATTCCGCACTGGCGCGCGAGCCAACCATCCCCGAGGCCTACGACCAGCTTGCCATGGCCTATGGCCGCAAGGGCGACCTCGGCCGCGCCGATCTTGCCGCGGCGCAAGCTGCCCTTAACCGGGGCGATTTAAAAACGGCCCGGCAGATCGCCGCCCGCGCCAAGGGGCGTCTGCCGGTCGGCTCGCCCCCATGGGTGCGCGCCAACGACATCACGAACGACAAGCCGCAATCCCGCGATGCCCGCAATTGA